In Paramisgurnus dabryanus chromosome 14, PD_genome_1.1, whole genome shotgun sequence, one genomic interval encodes:
- the cist1 gene encoding uncharacterized homolog, which yields MTKMISLIVIVLLISVPEGSFQESPDAPSTTLSTSKQTTEIQNPSSTTARLTTDHTTHQSTTVQSTAQSTTEHLTTVNPSGQSTTEHLASQSTVNRLTSQFATNNSTVWSTTDRLTDQPTTDPSSTTEKTSQSQTTLEEFNSTAINQTTQLTVTKSTQTTSQSTQQPKNSTVQETYESTTGTTQPTGQNNATSIIALEGKGESYVAGNPGLIAVLCIFFSTLAMVIVIVIVKVVQARRPQFERLDDLPMGGITEDAPFARYRSK from the exons ATGACTAAAATGATTTCCTTAATAGTAATTGTCTTACTTATTTCTGTACCAGAAG GTAGTTTTCAAGAATCTCCAGATGCCCCCTCAACTACACTGAGTACCTCCAAACAAACTACAGAGATACAGAACCCAAGCAGTACAACAGCCCGATTAACCACTGACCATACCACACATCAGTCAACAACTGTTCAGTCGACAGCCCAGTCAACCACTGAACATCTGACTACTGTCAATCCAAGCGGTCAGTCAACTACTGAACATCTGGCATCCCAGTCAACTGTTAACCGTTTAACATCACAGTTCGCCACTAACAATTCAACAGTTTGGTCAACCACTGACCGTTTGACAGATCAGCCCACAACTGACCCATCATCCACAACCGAAAAGACATCTCAATCTCAGACAACACTAGAAGAATTTAATAGCACTGCTATCAATCAAACAACACAATTGACAGTTACCAAGAGCACACAAACCACCTCACAATCTACACAGCAGCCAAAAAATTCTACTGTTCAAGAAACATATGAATCTACGACGGGAACAACACAACCTACAGGACAAAACAATGCAACCTCCATCATAG CTCTGGAAGGTAAAGGGGAGTCATATGTGGCTGGAAATCCTGGGCTCATTGCAGTGCTGTGTATTTTCTTCAGTACGTTGGCCATGGTTATTGTAATTGTGATAGTGAAGGTGGTTCAAGCCAGGAGACCACAGTTTGAAAGGCTTGATGATTTACCGATG GGTGGAATAACTGAGGATGCGCCCTTTGCCCGCTACCGTTCAAAATAA